CCTCGGGTTAGCCTCCGGTAGAGGGCGGGCGCGCGGCGATGGAGTTTGAGGGAGCCGGGGAGCTTGGTGTCGAGCGGTGCCTGGACGCTCTCGAGGATGCTCGTGTCCATGACCTGCCAGATCTTGAAGAGCTTGTGGTAGATCTCCTCGTCCGTGTACCCGTGGCTCTTTTCGTTCTCGTACACGAGCTGGGCGATGGTGAGGTTGTGCTTGCGGCAGAGCGCGAGCAAGCTGGTTGCGTCGCGGAAGGGGTACCGGGGGCCAGACGGCTCGCTGGTAGAGCTCTCGGATCCTTCATGTTCATCGACGCCGTTTCCGGTTGTCGAAGCGACGGGGGAGAGTACGTCTCCTTGAGCGCCCTCGAGCAGCATCGGGTCTTCCTTTGCTTCGTCCAGGGGCTTGACCTCGGCACCCGTCCGACGGTCTCCCGCGGCATCGGAGCGGCGAATCTCCTTGTAAAACATGTTTTCCGCCAAATCGGCCGGGTGTCTCCCGGCAGTCTCGCCGTCCGGACTTTCTACCTGCGTCATGGACGAGGACGATGCCGGCGATGCGTCCGGGTTGATAGACAGCGCACCGTTGACGACGAACCCTCCGCCGACGCTAAACATGTCGTTGGTCGCCAAGACGTAGCCCTCGTCATCAAATACCGTAAACCGCATGCCGTTGCTGTGCATTGGCAACTTACGACCCCATTCCCAGACGAAGTCCCGCTCATAGTCAAACGCGACCTCCTTGCCCTTGCCATCCGAGAGACCTTGGCCCAAGAAGAGCTTCTTGCTCGCCTTGATCTCGGTAAAGCGCTCCGGCACGTACGCCGTGTCGACGGTCTCCACATCGGCGCTCTCGAGGCCGAGAAGCAGGGCCGAGGGCGTCATGTGGCCTTCGCCCGTGAGCGCCAGACTGCCGTAGATGGAGACGCGGATCTTGTTGACCTTGTGCAGGAGGTTCGCTTCTGCTAGGTCGGCGACGAAGATGTTGCCGGCGCGCATGGGGCCTACGGTATGAGACGACGAAGGGCCGATGCCAATGGAGAACAGATCAAACGTCGAGATCACGGCGTGCTCGTGGTCCGCCTCGCTGTAGCTTCCCGCATCTTCCTCATCTTCCGCTGCAGATCCGGATGCGGATTCATTGCGGCGCTGGGCTGTAG
The Colletotrichum lupini chromosome 6, complete sequence DNA segment above includes these coding regions:
- a CDS encoding L-serine ammonia-lyase; the encoded protein is MSSRPIQRLAQLRGASSSARRASTRLAGPNYTTLSANNPTTRHQIRHTGRGPAAAAAATVFTGLQSTRLFGTTAQRRNESASGSAAEDEEDAGSYSEADHEHAVISTFDLFSIGIGPSSSHTVGPMRAGNIFVADLAEANLLHKVNKIRVSIYGSLALTGEGHMTPSALLLGLESADVETVDTAYVPERFTEIKASKKLFLGQGLSDGKGKEVAFDYERDFVWEWGRKLPMHSNGMRFTVFDDEGYVLATNDMFSVGGGFVVNGALSINPDASPASSSSMTQVESPDGETAGRHPADLAENMFYKEIRRSDAAGDRRTGAEVKPLDEAKEDPMLLEGAQGDVLSPVASTTGNGVDEHEGSESSTSEPSGPRYPFRDATSLLALCRKHNLTIAQLVYENEKSHGYTDEEIYHKLFKIWQVMDTSILESVQAPLDTKLPGSLKLHRRAPALYRRLTRGLYSTAGHTSPNPLDKATGEKASLPGFSSASTPATINKSNVPGFSVGRRQPPRILGSLDHPITPSPSRRTTFPTMDYLTVYAIAVNETNAAGGRIVTAPTNGAAGIIPAVLKYTIEFISDDPERDIPTFLLTAAAIGMLYKRGATISAAEGGCMAEVGVACSMAAGAFAACMGASPEAIEQAAEIGIEHNLGLTCDPIGGLVQAPCIERNALGAIKAISSANLALSSETGTQKVRLDDAIRAMRLTAKGMRNEFKETSLSGLATSVPFNIPVSVPDC